A genomic window from Anthocerotibacter panamensis C109 includes:
- a CDS encoding recombinase family protein, which yields MRVSSESDRQSTDLQRDALLAAGVDERHLFQDKASGARDDRPELKQCLDFLKKGDTLVVWKLDRLGRSLPHLLSIVTDLKKRDIAFKSLTEQMDTSTAHGALLFNIFGSLAEYERALTTERVNAGIAADKRRGRIGGRPRTIDPEKLEAIQTALKAGQSKAAVCRTFGVARSTLMDALKRAGWTEART from the coding sequence ATGCGTGTATCTTCCGAATCTGACCGTCAAAGTACCGACCTTCAACGCGATGCCTTACTTGCGGCGGGGGTAGATGAACGTCACCTGTTTCAGGACAAAGCTAGTGGAGCTAGGGATGACCGACCGGAATTGAAGCAATGTCTAGACTTCCTAAAAAAAGGGGACACCCTGGTAGTCTGGAAGTTGGATCGCTTGGGTCGCTCCTTGCCTCATTTGCTCTCCATCGTAACGGACTTGAAAAAACGGGATATTGCCTTCAAGAGCTTAACTGAACAGATGGACACGAGTACGGCTCATGGTGCATTGCTGTTCAATATCTTTGGGTCGCTAGCCGAATATGAACGGGCTTTGACTACAGAGCGGGTCAATGCGGGGATAGCAGCAGACAAACGGCGGGGACGCATTGGGGGCAGACCCAGGACTATCGACCCGGAAAAACTGGAGGCCATTCAAACAGCACTCAAGGCTGGACAAAGTAAGGCTGCGGTCTGTCGGACGTTTGGCGTTGCTCGTTCCACACTTATGGATGCTCTAAAGCGGGCTGGGTGGACAGAAGCAAGAACCTAA
- a CDS encoding DUF6527 family protein produces the protein MLCPCGCQETVNMNLVEGSYPRWHLRQHGGGKVSLYPSINRTIGCRSHFWIGENVITWSPGRDRG, from the coding sequence ATGCTTTGCCCTTGCGGTTGCCAAGAGACAGTTAACATGAACCTGGTGGAAGGAAGCTATCCCCGGTGGCATCTGCGTCAACACGGCGGAGGGAAAGTATCACTCTATCCTTCCATCAATCGGACAATAGGTTGCCGGAGTCATTTCTGGATAGGGGAGAATGTCATTACTTGGAGCCCCGGAAGAGATAGGGGATAA
- a CDS encoding eCIS core domain-containing protein gives MSIYESRKPKSSSSNHIPQPPKTSTFKPPVVQTQPEDGQVMPKMTSAADWWRSSGLVHEAGLAGLQFKLTLGQPADQYEQEADRVAAQVVSQINAPQPSQQVQRQEQEEETLQMQPAAGVIQREELPSEEETLQMQPLVQRQAVPGATAAPLEVEDSIQQAKGGGQALPDLVRQPMEQAFGTSFEDVRIHTDSEAHTLNQSLQAKAFTTGQDIFFRQGEFNPGSTGGQELLAHELTHVVQQTGGAPLQQVQRQETEDETLMRKPESTQAASADGLEQMRRDNPMLFKPWLPAIDSPQADPKTQAPDQEQRRPPIAFPGHGPKPKEYPASFKGVDLNFAALVEQISFMTYEAEKPEEEGTRAKLLKAYGYNMGHHVVGLEGFEMRIFMPLPKADPNYKPDLTPIVAFRGTEAGKAFKRDADGVADVDTDLNPAGVGFNQFEKNKPIIQKNLVFASMDRPAIVTGHSLGGALAQMAATEPKFQPLIARVVTFASPGINRERIKTIEQYNQTHKSHEILSTHYRIKDKDLVPKGGEAWTPGLIHEFGMYNPTGDKIRFGGSVVAAVVSGASGRSVFGQLLEQGMNEGVGLVASLVDAGLAHMSQPVTDAALAYDPQLFPGLKRDPETTYQDLGVRPTDRQPGTMEDLRKQTGQVTLQLLERYEQWKLSRMTPEEQQAYLQNQQVLKQEEAKYQNVYNDLEKLVRAEKTKPGVDNWEEVHKRHQHIIAEAKISDDKDREYDAKRRLNRALLDLWYAWHPEVQFSVVKGRK, from the coding sequence ATGTCCATCTATGAATCACGTAAGCCAAAATCTTCCTCCTCCAACCACATCCCCCAACCGCCCAAGACTTCTACGTTTAAGCCGCCGGTGGTTCAGACGCAGCCCGAAGATGGGCAGGTGATGCCCAAAATGACTTCTGCTGCCGATTGGTGGCGCAGTAGTGGTCTAGTTCACGAAGCGGGGTTGGCAGGGCTGCAATTCAAGCTCACCCTCGGGCAACCGGCAGACCAATATGAGCAAGAGGCTGACCGGGTAGCCGCCCAGGTAGTCAGTCAGATTAATGCTCCACAACCCAGTCAACAGGTCCAACGGCAGGAGCAAGAAGAGGAAACGCTTCAAATGCAGCCTGCGGCGGGAGTTATCCAGCGTGAGGAGTTGCCGTCTGAGGAGGAAACCCTCCAGATGCAGCCGCTTGTGCAACGTCAAGCCGTCCCAGGCGCGACAGCAGCCCCGCTAGAGGTGGAGGACTCCATCCAGCAGGCGAAGGGCGGTGGTCAAGCCCTCCCAGACCTGGTGCGTCAACCGATGGAGCAAGCCTTCGGGACGAGCTTCGAGGATGTCCGTATTCATACGGATAGTGAAGCTCACACGCTCAACCAATCTTTACAAGCCAAAGCCTTCACCACGGGGCAGGATATCTTCTTCCGGCAAGGGGAGTTCAATCCCGGTAGCACGGGCGGGCAGGAATTGTTGGCCCACGAACTCACCCATGTGGTCCAACAGACCGGAGGCGCACCGCTTCAGCAAGTGCAACGCCAGGAAACAGAAGACGAAACTTTGATGCGCAAGCCGGAGTCCACACAGGCAGCCTCTGCCGATGGTTTGGAGCAAATGCGCCGAGACAACCCGATGCTCTTTAAGCCCTGGTTGCCTGCAATCGACAGTCCACAGGCAGACCCCAAGACACAAGCACCCGACCAAGAGCAGCGTCGCCCTCCGATTGCCTTCCCTGGTCATGGCCCCAAGCCCAAAGAATATCCCGCCTCCTTCAAGGGTGTAGACCTGAATTTTGCCGCCCTAGTGGAGCAAATCTCCTTCATGACCTACGAAGCTGAAAAGCCCGAGGAGGAGGGCACACGGGCTAAACTGCTCAAGGCGTATGGGTATAACATGGGTCATCATGTGGTAGGGCTAGAGGGATTTGAGATGCGTATTTTCATGCCTTTACCCAAAGCAGATCCCAACTACAAACCTGACCTCACGCCCATTGTGGCTTTTCGGGGCACGGAGGCGGGCAAAGCATTCAAACGAGATGCAGATGGGGTGGCGGACGTGGATACGGACCTCAACCCGGCAGGCGTGGGCTTCAATCAATTCGAGAAGAATAAGCCCATCATCCAAAAGAATCTGGTCTTTGCCTCCATGGATAGACCAGCCATTGTGACCGGGCATTCTCTCGGGGGAGCCCTAGCACAGATGGCAGCCACCGAACCGAAGTTTCAGCCTTTGATTGCGCGGGTGGTGACGTTTGCTTCGCCAGGGATCAACCGCGAGCGCATCAAAACTATCGAGCAGTACAATCAGACGCACAAGAGCCATGAAATCCTGAGCACGCACTACCGCATCAAGGACAAAGACCTCGTGCCCAAAGGAGGCGAAGCGTGGACGCCGGGGCTGATTCATGAGTTTGGGATGTATAACCCCACCGGCGATAAGATACGGTTTGGGGGGTCGGTTGTCGCTGCGGTAGTATCAGGAGCGTCAGGAAGGTCAGTTTTCGGTCAGCTTTTGGAACAGGGGATGAATGAGGGGGTGGGCTTAGTTGCCTCGTTGGTAGATGCAGGCTTAGCCCATATGAGTCAGCCGGTGACAGATGCTGCTCTAGCCTATGACCCACAACTCTTTCCTGGACTGAAACGCGACCCGGAGACGACCTATCAGGACTTAGGAGTGCGCCCGACGGATAGACAGCCCGGTACGATGGAGGATTTGCGCAAGCAGACGGGGCAGGTGACGCTACAATTGCTAGAGCGCTATGAGCAGTGGAAGTTATCGCGGATGACTCCCGAGGAGCAGCAGGCGTACCTGCAAAACCAGCAAGTGCTCAAACAGGAGGAAGCCAAATATCAAAATGTCTACAATGACCTTGAGAAATTGGTACGAGCGGAGAAGACGAAGCCGGGAGTAGACAATTGGGAGGAGGTGCACAAGAGACATCAGCACATTATTGCAGAGGCGAAGATTAGCGATGATAAGGACCGAGAATATGATGCCAAAAGGAGACTTAATCGCGCACTGCTAGATCTTTGGTATGCATGGCATCCTGAAGTACAGTTTTCTGTAGTGAAGGGGAGGAAATGA
- a CDS encoding cation diffusion facilitator family transporter, which produces MASGSQATVIAALTANGLITASKIGAAIASGSTAMLAESLHSFADTANQGLLLYGLNQAKRPADTRRPLGYGREVYFWTFTVSVVIFFLGGVFAIYEGTKKAFFETEHHSIDPFWTYVVLGASILFEGYSFAIAVGEFNEYRGDKPFFKALLETRDPVIPTVLFEDSAAIVGSMIALVGVWIADTLKLPIVDGLASIFIGTVLCGVGIFLALESRSLLIGEGASDEDYAKARACILTIPEIVGIEELLMPQLGPEEIMVNLAVTFRSDLTIQQVEQAIDRTEDAIRAQVPKVKRIFIEAESLKNISSNRY; this is translated from the coding sequence ATGGCATCAGGTTCCCAGGCGACTGTTATTGCAGCGCTCACTGCTAACGGTTTGATTACCGCAAGTAAAATAGGGGCGGCCATTGCCTCGGGGTCTACGGCGATGCTAGCCGAATCCCTACATTCCTTTGCAGACACCGCCAACCAAGGCTTGCTCCTCTATGGACTCAATCAGGCCAAGCGTCCCGCCGATACCCGCCGCCCTTTGGGGTATGGGCGCGAGGTATATTTCTGGACATTTACGGTCAGCGTGGTAATCTTTTTTCTGGGCGGAGTCTTCGCTATTTATGAGGGCACGAAGAAAGCTTTTTTTGAAACTGAGCACCATAGTATCGATCCTTTTTGGACCTACGTGGTGCTTGGGGCTTCGATTCTTTTTGAGGGATACTCTTTCGCAATAGCTGTCGGAGAGTTTAACGAGTATCGAGGGGATAAGCCTTTTTTCAAAGCGCTCTTAGAGACCCGTGATCCAGTTATTCCTACCGTGCTTTTTGAGGACTCTGCCGCGATTGTTGGTTCTATGATTGCTCTGGTTGGAGTGTGGATTGCTGATACTTTGAAACTGCCGATTGTGGACGGATTGGCTTCCATTTTCATTGGGACGGTGTTATGTGGCGTGGGCATTTTCCTGGCGCTGGAGTCCCGGTCCCTCTTGATTGGTGAAGGTGCGAGTGATGAAGACTACGCTAAGGCCCGCGCCTGTATCCTGACGATTCCTGAGATCGTCGGGATCGAGGAATTACTGATGCCCCAACTGGGTCCCGAGGAGATCATGGTCAATCTGGCAGTCACCTTCCGCTCTGACCTCACGATCCAGCAAGTCGAGCAGGCGATAGACCGCACCGAGGATGCAATCCGGGCACAAGTGCCCAAGGTCAAACGCATTTTTATTGAGGCGGAATCGCTTAAAAATATCAGCAGTAACCGTTATTAA
- a CDS encoding alkaline phosphatase family protein has translation MKRFRSSAPAFLLAAVLPLTVAAQLSAAPKVILISLDGATPSVLNPLIANGTIPAGTGLALLRSAGIRALTNTTITPSITAPAHIAIATGSTAANNDIFGNTFHLVSSPFNNNVSGFGAPIGGYQLAQPSASPPVAASPTANPTAEPLWVRARAAGKTVVTATWPGGDGLNVLLPGTSTVVQNSAARTVDYTIPFGAATAPFQRGFNLTASSFSADATVSSQLTAAGVTFFNAVATGTLETFFCSPATSPTVPTAVCSTNTIAGGTRYDIRVAALDTTDDGVVNYNMLVFFDSTRGIQPGPFTLPATGPAYVARPTSNPDGTISVNSGRFFLEGSYFNVGMTFYVANLAPDLSTVRFAHSSATYIPRTKQAGVLLDPAPLANVDDINRNVGFWAAQSDFRIVERIDATPSSFVSFPDQELEGIYEEQTRDFVDFQTRIGLRAINQNPNADVVMIYIEQPDGSGHQFTLTDPRQSTNFSTPQIGANQDPSRVARYRKYVQFAYQTASSAVDRIVNAPQVGLTNGVPNSNVFVVSDHGMAPFHTAVNINAILANAGFSTSQVRATTAGPAVNIYISTQGRESNGAVSTDPTATPNYTALQSQVVAALRAAVDTNPTYTLGGSRPLFATVTPRPLPTATGTNTLIGQDGGDVLAILNLGYNFDGTQNPVVLRQGDTSPTSGQLVLSQPNFYGAHGYSSSLPIMSAIFYAAGPNILSGPDLRAVSNIDVAPTILSILGVTPAPTVQGRTLPITTP, from the coding sequence ATGAAACGTTTTCGTTCTTCCGCGCCAGCTTTTCTGCTGGCTGCGGTTTTACCCCTGACCGTTGCTGCACAACTTTCTGCTGCCCCCAAGGTGATTCTCATCTCCCTGGACGGCGCAACGCCCTCAGTGCTCAACCCGTTGATCGCAAATGGTACTATCCCGGCGGGTACCGGTTTGGCTCTGCTCAGGAGTGCCGGGATTCGCGCGCTGACCAATACCACCATCACTCCTTCCATCACCGCCCCCGCGCATATCGCTATTGCGACCGGCTCCACTGCAGCGAATAACGATATTTTTGGCAATACCTTCCATCTGGTCTCTAGCCCTTTTAACAATAACGTCAGTGGCTTTGGTGCGCCCATCGGTGGCTACCAATTGGCCCAACCTAGTGCTAGTCCTCCGGTTGCGGCTTCTCCTACCGCTAATCCTACGGCTGAACCGCTGTGGGTGCGTGCTCGCGCTGCGGGCAAAACCGTCGTTACGGCAACTTGGCCCGGTGGAGACGGGTTGAACGTGCTCCTGCCCGGTACCTCGACGGTCGTCCAAAACAGCGCAGCGCGTACCGTAGACTACACAATCCCCTTCGGCGCAGCGACCGCGCCTTTTCAACGGGGCTTTAACCTGACCGCGAGTAGCTTTAGTGCGGACGCGACTGTATCCAGCCAATTGACCGCAGCGGGGGTAACGTTCTTTAATGCCGTGGCGACAGGCACCCTTGAGACCTTCTTCTGCTCGCCCGCGACGAGTCCGACTGTGCCCACCGCCGTATGCAGCACCAACACCATCGCCGGGGGCACCCGCTATGACATCCGGGTTGCAGCCCTAGACACGACCGATGATGGGGTGGTCAACTACAACATGCTCGTCTTTTTTGACAGTACACGGGGCATTCAGCCCGGTCCTTTTACCCTCCCTGCCACTGGCCCTGCCTACGTAGCTCGGCCCACGAGTAATCCCGACGGAACGATCTCCGTCAACTCGGGACGGTTCTTCCTGGAGGGTAGCTACTTCAATGTGGGCATGACCTTCTATGTCGCCAATCTTGCCCCCGATTTGAGCACAGTACGTTTTGCCCACTCAAGTGCCACGTATATCCCGCGCACCAAGCAAGCCGGGGTGCTCTTGGACCCTGCGCCCCTAGCCAACGTGGACGACATCAATCGGAATGTTGGCTTCTGGGCAGCCCAGTCAGATTTCCGCATCGTAGAGCGCATTGACGCCACGCCCTCCAGCTTCGTCAGCTTCCCCGATCAGGAATTGGAAGGTATTTACGAAGAGCAGACGCGGGACTTTGTCGATTTCCAGACGCGCATTGGACTGCGGGCCATCAACCAGAACCCCAACGCCGACGTGGTGATGATCTATATCGAGCAGCCGGACGGTTCCGGGCACCAATTCACCCTGACTGACCCCCGTCAATCCACCAACTTCTCCACCCCACAGATTGGCGCGAACCAGGATCCTAGCAGAGTCGCCCGCTATCGGAAATACGTGCAGTTCGCCTATCAGACTGCAAGCAGCGCGGTGGACCGGATCGTCAATGCGCCGCAGGTGGGCCTGACCAATGGCGTGCCCAACAGCAATGTCTTTGTCGTCTCGGACCACGGCATGGCCCCCTTCCATACCGCAGTGAATATCAATGCCATCTTGGCTAACGCGGGCTTTAGCACCAGCCAAGTCCGGGCCACCACCGCCGGTCCCGCTGTCAATATCTATATCAGCACCCAGGGCCGGGAGTCCAATGGCGCAGTCAGCACAGATCCCACCGCCACCCCCAACTACACCGCCCTCCAAAGCCAAGTTGTGGCTGCCCTGCGCGCAGCAGTGGATACCAACCCCACCTACACCCTAGGCGGGAGTAGGCCCCTGTTTGCGACAGTGACCCCCCGTCCGCTGCCCACGGCAACAGGCACCAATACCCTGATTGGACAAGACGGCGGGGATGTCCTCGCCATTCTCAATCTCGGCTATAACTTCGACGGCACCCAAAACCCGGTTGTTCTGCGTCAGGGCGACACCAGTCCCACCTCGGGGCAACTCGTCCTCTCTCAGCCCAATTTTTATGGAGCCCATGGCTACAGTTCTTCGCTGCCCATCATGAGCGCGATCTTCTACGCGGCTGGCCCCAATATCCTCTCCGGCCCCGACTTGAGAGCTGTCTCTAACATTGATGTGGCCCCGACGATCCTCAGCATCCTGGGGGTTACCCCGGCACCCACGGTCCAGGGTCGGACGCTGCCCATCACGACCCCCTAA
- the pyrH gene encoding UMP kinase gives MRYKRVLLKLSGEALMGDQEYGIAPDIVNQIAQEIGQIVKSGVELAVVVGGGNIFRGVSKASRGMDRASADYVGMLATVMNALTLQDALEHVEIPTRVQTAIAMQQIAEPYIRRRAMRHLEKGRVVIFGAGSGNPFFTTDTTAALRAAEIGAEVIFKATKVDGVYDSDPLLNKDAHRYEHLHFSEMLQRDLRVMDATAIALCKENQIPLLVFNLFEKGNIWRAACGEQVGTLITAG, from the coding sequence ATGCGGTACAAGCGAGTTCTGCTCAAACTCAGCGGCGAAGCGCTCATGGGGGACCAAGAATATGGGATTGCCCCGGATATCGTAAATCAGATCGCACAAGAAATTGGTCAGATCGTCAAAAGCGGGGTGGAACTCGCGGTTGTCGTGGGTGGAGGCAATATCTTTCGCGGGGTGAGCAAGGCTTCTAGGGGGATGGACCGGGCGAGTGCCGACTATGTGGGGATGCTGGCGACCGTGATGAATGCCCTGACCCTCCAAGATGCCCTAGAGCACGTCGAGATCCCGACCAGGGTCCAGACGGCTATCGCTATGCAGCAGATCGCTGAACCCTACATCCGCCGTCGGGCTATGCGCCACCTCGAAAAGGGCCGGGTGGTGATCTTCGGTGCGGGTTCGGGTAATCCCTTTTTCACCACGGATACGACAGCGGCGCTGCGGGCGGCGGAGATCGGGGCTGAGGTGATTTTTAAGGCAACTAAAGTAGATGGGGTCTACGATTCAGACCCCTTGCTCAACAAGGACGCCCACCGCTACGAGCACCTGCATTTCTCCGAGATGCTCCAGCGTGACCTTAGGGTTATGGATGCGACAGCCATCGCCCTGTGCAAAGAAAATCAGATCCCACTTTTGGTCTTTAACCTCTTCGAGAAGGGCAACATCTGGCGGGCTGCCTGCGGCGAACAGGTCGGCACTTTGATCACAGCGGGCTAA
- a CDS encoding VOC family protein, translated as MSFPEILGFDRLTFFVRDLMYWRDWFCTRLGGVVVATQPGQVVLGCGGVTLALTQPFSGSRAGAYLAEHPEGVGDVAFRVEDLAQVRACLSGVELLEEGMDFLTIRGVAEVSHTFRVGTPRVGTTRVGAAQAECGFAGIDHVVINVGSGRMQAVSAWYQRVLGWSVRERYTIAGEASALHSCVLVNATGTVQVPINEPASLNSQVQEFLDYNRGAGVQHVALASRDIFADVSRLQAGGLTFLEAPSDYYRNRPWLSSYGTRLQALGILVDLDPNLPEQRLLQVFTQPIFQEPTFFFEVIQRLGQRVGFGAGNFQALFTAIEREQARRQPVEHFGGDRGC; from the coding sequence GTGAGTTTCCCGGAAATCCTGGGCTTTGACCGGCTGACTTTTTTTGTGCGCGACCTGATGTACTGGCGCGACTGGTTTTGCACCCGGCTGGGGGGGGTGGTCGTCGCGACGCAACCCGGTCAGGTCGTGCTGGGCTGTGGGGGGGTGACTTTGGCGCTGACGCAGCCTTTTTCGGGTTCTCGGGCTGGGGCTTATCTGGCAGAGCACCCGGAGGGGGTCGGGGATGTGGCCTTTCGGGTAGAGGATCTAGCTCAGGTCCGCGCTTGTTTGTCTGGGGTTGAGCTGCTTGAAGAGGGTATGGATTTCTTGACTATCCGGGGGGTGGCAGAGGTGAGCCATACCTTTCGAGTCGGGACTCCGCGAGTCGGGACTACGCGGGTCGGGGCTGCACAGGCGGAGTGTGGATTTGCAGGCATCGACCATGTGGTCATCAACGTTGGCTCGGGGCGGATGCAGGCGGTGAGTGCTTGGTATCAGCGGGTCTTGGGCTGGTCGGTTCGTGAGCGCTATACGATTGCTGGGGAGGCGTCCGCCCTACATAGCTGTGTCCTCGTCAACGCCACGGGCACGGTTCAGGTTCCTATCAATGAGCCTGCCTCGCTCAATTCTCAGGTCCAGGAATTCCTCGACTACAACCGGGGTGCCGGGGTCCAGCATGTGGCTCTGGCAAGCCGGGATATCTTTGCAGATGTGTCTCGCTTGCAAGCCGGGGGACTGACTTTTTTGGAGGCTCCATCCGACTACTACCGCAACCGACCCTGGCTTTCCAGCTATGGCACCCGCCTCCAGGCGTTGGGTATTCTGGTGGACCTCGACCCCAACCTCCCCGAACAGCGCCTATTGCAGGTCTTCACGCAGCCGATTTTTCAGGAGCCGACTTTTTTCTTTGAAGTTATCCAGCGTCTGGGGCAGCGGGTGGGTTTTGGGGCGGGCAATTTTCAGGCCCTCTTTACGGCCATTGAGCGCGAACAAGCCCGCAGGCAACCCGTAGAACACTTTGGGGGGGACAGAGGATGTTAA
- a CDS encoding methyltransferase domain-containing protein, whose amino-acid sequence MKTEQTPAQLVRDIQQFYDCSSRLWEKVWGEHMHHGYWETPTTVKDRRQAQVDLIVELLKWCGVTTAQSVLDVGCGIGGSSLYLAQKFDARVTGITLSPVQAARAQARAQAHGLAGQVQFEVADALALPYPDNSFDVVWSLESGEHMADKKRFLSECLRVLRPGGKLMLATWCCRDGQLSRREEQQLEKLYKVYYLPYILSIPAYTQILTELGYSAIESTDWSQQVAQFWNLVIDSAQIPQVVSEIRSLGWPLIRAALAMGVMAKGYETGLVRYGVFSATRRELP is encoded by the coding sequence ATGAAGACAGAGCAGACTCCAGCACAACTGGTACGCGATATTCAGCAGTTCTATGACTGTTCCTCGCGGCTGTGGGAAAAAGTCTGGGGGGAGCATATGCACCACGGCTATTGGGAGACGCCGACCACCGTCAAGGACCGCCGTCAGGCTCAGGTGGACCTCATCGTGGAGCTTTTAAAGTGGTGCGGGGTGACTACCGCCCAAAGCGTGCTGGATGTGGGTTGCGGCATTGGCGGGAGCAGTCTCTATCTGGCGCAGAAGTTTGACGCTCGGGTGACAGGCATTACCCTGAGTCCGGTTCAGGCGGCGCGGGCACAGGCGCGGGCACAAGCGCATGGCTTGGCGGGGCAGGTGCAATTTGAGGTGGCTGATGCTTTAGCCCTGCCCTATCCCGATAACAGTTTTGACGTGGTCTGGTCGTTGGAGAGCGGGGAGCATATGGCTGACAAAAAGCGCTTCCTCAGCGAATGTCTACGGGTACTCCGACCGGGCGGGAAGCTTATGCTTGCCACATGGTGCTGCCGGGACGGGCAGTTGAGCCGTCGGGAAGAACAGCAACTTGAGAAGCTCTACAAAGTCTATTATCTGCCCTATATCCTCAGCATCCCAGCCTACACGCAGATCCTGACGGAGCTGGGCTATAGCGCTATTGAGAGCACCGACTGGTCCCAGCAAGTCGCCCAATTCTGGAATCTGGTCATCGACTCCGCTCAGATCCCGCAGGTGGTCTCCGAAATCCGCTCCCTAGGCTGGCCTTTGATCCGCGCTGCTCTCGCTATGGGGGTGATGGCGAAAGGCTATGAGACTGGACTGGTGCGCTACGGGGTCTTCAGTGCAACGCGCCGGGAGCTACCGTGA
- a CDS encoding energy transducer TonB produces the protein MRWVYLVVLGVFTAPVAAQGWDYVRPGYLSVAERPLPPPPPRLVPPPDSTQVLPPPLAVPARPPATKKKRPENSTPQVLPVSTPTPTDPWERPIPLAAPVIVYPEGARIAGQEGRAIIRAFIDETGTVTQTQVMHTTGYPALDSAAEASVLQMRFRPAQRGVRAEPSQVDVPISFSLS, from the coding sequence ATGCGGTGGGTTTACTTGGTAGTGCTTGGGGTTTTTACTGCTCCGGTAGCAGCCCAGGGATGGGACTATGTACGACCGGGTTATCTGTCTGTTGCTGAGCGCCCGCTCCCCCCACCCCCGCCCCGGCTTGTGCCACCGCCCGACTCGACCCAAGTCCTCCCGCCGCCGCTTGCCGTCCCAGCGCGTCCTCCTGCGACGAAAAAAAAGCGCCCAGAGAACAGTACCCCTCAGGTGCTACCGGTGAGCACCCCGACCCCCACTGATCCCTGGGAAAGACCCATCCCCCTTGCCGCCCCAGTGATCGTTTATCCCGAAGGGGCACGGATCGCCGGTCAGGAAGGGCGGGCCATCATCCGGGCTTTTATTGACGAGACCGGCACGGTCACCCAAACTCAGGTCATGCACACGACTGGTTACCCGGCCCTGGATAGCGCTGCTGAGGCTTCAGTACTCCAGATGCGGTTTCGACCAGCCCAACGAGGGGTGCGAGCCGAGCCTTCCCAAGTCGATGTTCCGATTAGTTTTAGCCTGAGTTGA